From Candidatus Pedobacter colombiensis, one genomic window encodes:
- a CDS encoding helicase-related protein, whose protein sequence is MAYNTLHKLRDNIAAIRIALVFKQGDVLSDTALAELRLYSGFGGIKAVLLGNGSKEEWTAQGAIAADFRLYDDVISLHQLLKEHFDDIQYGQVIASMKNSALTSFYTPEVIPQTLYQSLAENGIYPKRIYEPSAGAGIFITEAYKAFPTLELVTAVEKDLLTGKVLQAIAAGEKKLTSVQVCGFEESTNDDHGQYDLIVSNIPFGNFTVYDPAFPQKELSGKIHNYFFAKGLEKLADGGMLAYITTSAFLNNASNKEAVKYLLERADFVSLHVLPDNLMKDTGNTEAPCHLLVLQKNSSKAEIKSYENFLLETTAKRNEYGSYTVSSMIALREHDFIIGNVIKAGTNQYGQATEVIWQEGGMDQIAVPLSRALSLRLQHDFNKEAFAQISFDPIPTKTTKEQKLTLLPLPETRPIDVTVQLGLFDVAPAESINRAHSYLTDRDTALIQKQTVRIISTIKTKEAPGHESILLLTAKLTKGNRFAYKLISNLQEIEAPAFWMDAYQLSQHQKALGEKLKEYDHAYFFEGDLSLESAFGLKVDGLSPYSEMKPFYRLDTLVTQDGMVGLITYEDRAKQHPLFDPLVSQNDLDFYKGYTQVRDLYLELFHAEASDPLQLSNATLRNELNEQYDTLTAAYGQFNSPKNKKLIMADVAFGLNVLSSLERRDLEQYVKSDIFSLNLNLAEEAFKTDKAIEALAHCLNMKGFVDINFIAGIIEKNQQQCIAELGEHIYLNPITDKWETADAFLSGNVVDKLARSLSKVQDEANNTQYQRSIDALEKIQPEKIPFELLDFNLGERWIPVSYYEKFGKQLFDLETTVSFLSSLDTFKVTIKGSNAKVDQEYAIRPKSGKNTYGYTLLEHALENTSPFFTYETQIGGQTVRIPDNDATQLAHQKIENIRGAFLIWLTELPSAERKALELLYNDTFNCYRLREYDGSHLSFPGLNKAALGIEDLYSSQKNAAWRIIENRGGLIDHEVGLGKTLTMIIAAQEMKRLDIVRKPMILALKSNASEIRDTYKLAYPKARILAPDDSDYEPAKRLRLFHEIKSNNWDCVILTHDQFIKIPQAPEVQQAILQAELDCVDQDLETLRSLGDDISKSMLKGLEIRKNNLTGKLKGIEARIEKSKDEGIDFREMGIDHLFIDESHKFKNLTFTTRHGRVSGLGNTEGSQKSLNMLFAIRTLQQKFDADLCATFLSGTPISNSLTELYLIFKYLRPKEMKRQGIENFDGWAAVYARKTTDFEFSVTNEIIAKERFRHFIKVPELAMFYNEITDYKTAQHIHLDKPELDEELVSIKPTGDQQEYIKCLMAFAKTGNAHFIGRPALSASEDKARMLIATNYAKKMSADMRLIDPVLYEDHPNHKVNVCARKVAEWYEKSHEQKGTQIIFSDIGTPKAGVFNLYDALKEKLVKDFNIPAHEITFIHDNDWVGVKRAKLFNKMNSGQIRILLGSTEKAGTGLNVQQRMVAMHHIDIPWKPSELEQRNGRGARKGNWVAKAHFNNKIKSYIYAVEQSLDNYKFNLLKNKQLFISQMKNNELHIRTIDEGSIDEKSGMNFSEYIAILSGDTSLLEKSKVEKKLAVLENLKKAHFREISNGRFSLEKMILSCERKEAILGKLREDNSHYQRVLKHEKDGIKSNPLQLSGCKHADTEVLGKYLIDLHQTAYQSTDNRHIGSLYGYELFLVPKSETNRDNIAIACNSFFARRSEDGIHYTYNGGYPNTDNPKLAARYFLSAIDMVGQLEQRHQKELIELKKEIPLMEKILEKPFQQEEDLLKLKSTLSLLEKEINSKIQERQLAERQPKDSVEQDQVDGVVTKVENLLLVSHIDAHQQTHSNIRPLYQNKETEERAMNPVRSRKLRM, encoded by the coding sequence ATGGCATACAATACACTACATAAACTAAGGGACAACATAGCAGCGATCCGCATTGCCCTTGTCTTCAAGCAAGGGGATGTATTAAGCGATACAGCACTGGCTGAACTCCGTTTGTATTCCGGATTTGGGGGAATTAAGGCTGTACTGCTTGGCAATGGTTCAAAAGAGGAGTGGACAGCACAAGGTGCTATAGCCGCAGATTTCAGGCTCTATGATGATGTCATTTCATTGCATCAGTTATTAAAGGAGCATTTTGATGACATACAATACGGCCAGGTAATCGCCTCCATGAAAAACAGTGCATTGACTTCTTTTTATACGCCGGAAGTAATCCCACAAACGTTATATCAATCACTTGCTGAAAATGGTATTTATCCCAAACGGATCTATGAACCATCAGCAGGGGCAGGTATATTTATTACAGAAGCTTACAAAGCTTTTCCAACACTGGAACTGGTAACAGCCGTTGAAAAAGATTTGTTGACAGGCAAAGTATTACAAGCAATTGCAGCCGGTGAAAAAAAACTTACAAGTGTCCAGGTGTGCGGCTTTGAGGAGTCTACTAATGATGACCACGGGCAATATGACCTGATTGTAAGTAATATCCCATTCGGCAATTTTACGGTGTATGATCCGGCTTTCCCCCAGAAGGAATTATCAGGCAAGATCCATAATTACTTTTTTGCCAAAGGACTTGAAAAGCTTGCTGATGGCGGCATGTTGGCCTATATTACTACTTCGGCCTTCCTGAACAATGCTTCCAACAAAGAGGCGGTCAAGTATCTGTTAGAACGTGCTGATTTTGTCAGCCTGCACGTACTGCCCGATAACTTAATGAAGGATACCGGCAATACAGAAGCGCCCTGTCACTTACTTGTGCTTCAAAAAAACAGCAGTAAGGCTGAAATCAAATCTTATGAAAACTTTTTGCTGGAGACAACAGCAAAAAGAAACGAATACGGAAGCTATACGGTGAGTAGTATGATTGCTTTGCGGGAGCATGATTTCATTATAGGTAATGTTATAAAAGCGGGTACCAACCAATATGGCCAGGCTACAGAGGTTATCTGGCAGGAGGGTGGCATGGATCAAATCGCTGTCCCATTAAGCAGAGCATTATCCCTAAGGCTACAACATGATTTTAATAAGGAAGCCTTTGCACAAATATCATTTGATCCGATACCAACAAAGACCACAAAGGAGCAAAAACTAACGCTACTGCCGCTTCCCGAAACCAGGCCTATAGATGTTACGGTTCAACTTGGCTTATTTGATGTCGCGCCGGCTGAAAGTATCAACCGCGCCCATTCTTATCTCACCGATAGAGATACAGCGCTGATCCAAAAGCAAACGGTGAGGATCATTAGCACCATTAAAACCAAAGAAGCACCGGGTCATGAAAGTATTTTACTGCTTACTGCAAAGCTTACAAAGGGCAACCGGTTCGCCTATAAACTGATCTCCAACCTCCAGGAGATTGAAGCGCCTGCTTTTTGGATGGATGCATATCAATTAAGTCAGCACCAAAAAGCGCTGGGAGAAAAGCTTAAGGAGTATGACCATGCTTATTTCTTCGAAGGTGATTTGAGCCTTGAAAGCGCCTTTGGCCTAAAGGTAGATGGACTTTCTCCTTACAGCGAAATGAAACCATTTTACAGGCTGGATACGCTCGTTACCCAGGATGGCATGGTTGGGCTGATTACTTATGAAGACAGGGCAAAGCAGCATCCATTGTTTGATCCGTTGGTATCGCAAAATGACCTTGATTTTTACAAGGGTTATACGCAGGTAAGGGATCTTTATCTGGAACTCTTCCATGCGGAGGCGAGTGATCCGTTACAACTTTCTAATGCTACGCTCAGAAATGAGTTGAATGAACAATATGATACGCTGACAGCTGCGTACGGACAGTTCAATAGCCCAAAGAACAAAAAGCTGATCATGGCCGATGTTGCATTTGGATTAAATGTACTTTCTTCACTGGAACGCCGGGATCTGGAACAATACGTAAAATCAGATATTTTCTCCCTTAACCTAAATCTTGCAGAAGAAGCATTTAAGACTGATAAGGCAATAGAGGCACTTGCCCATTGCCTGAACATGAAAGGCTTTGTAGACATAAATTTCATTGCGGGCATTATTGAAAAGAACCAACAGCAATGTATTGCAGAACTAGGTGAACATATTTATCTCAATCCCATTACCGACAAATGGGAAACTGCCGATGCCTTTTTGAGTGGTAATGTGGTGGATAAACTGGCACGTAGTTTATCAAAGGTTCAGGATGAAGCTAATAACACACAATATCAACGAAGCATAGATGCACTAGAAAAAATACAACCTGAAAAAATTCCATTTGAGCTATTGGACTTCAACCTTGGCGAACGGTGGATACCGGTATCTTACTATGAGAAATTTGGCAAACAGCTCTTTGACCTGGAAACTACTGTTAGTTTTCTTAGCTCACTTGATACCTTCAAGGTAACGATAAAGGGCAGCAATGCTAAAGTAGACCAGGAATACGCCATACGGCCTAAAAGCGGGAAGAATACTTATGGCTATACTTTGCTCGAACATGCACTTGAAAACACTTCACCTTTCTTTACTTATGAGACACAGATAGGTGGTCAGACCGTCCGGATTCCGGATAATGACGCCACCCAACTTGCTCACCAGAAAATTGAAAACATAAGAGGGGCCTTCCTGATCTGGTTAACAGAACTTCCTTCAGCCGAAAGAAAGGCACTGGAACTTTTATACAATGACACTTTTAACTGTTACCGGTTGCGGGAGTATGATGGTAGTCATCTGAGCTTTCCAGGGCTGAACAAGGCTGCCCTTGGTATTGAAGACCTGTACAGCTCACAAAAAAATGCAGCATGGCGTATCATTGAAAACCGTGGTGGCCTGATCGATCATGAAGTAGGACTTGGAAAAACGCTTACCATGATTATTGCCGCACAGGAGATGAAGCGCTTGGATATCGTGCGTAAGCCAATGATCCTTGCGCTGAAATCCAATGCCAGCGAGATCAGGGATACCTATAAACTAGCCTACCCCAAGGCAAGGATACTGGCACCGGATGACAGTGATTACGAACCAGCGAAAAGGCTACGCCTTTTCCATGAAATCAAAAGCAATAATTGGGATTGCGTGATCCTGACCCATGATCAGTTTATCAAAATACCACAGGCACCGGAAGTGCAACAAGCCATCTTGCAGGCAGAACTGGACTGTGTAGACCAGGATCTCGAAACGCTCCGCTCATTGGGTGATGATATTTCAAAGTCAATGCTCAAAGGATTAGAGATCCGGAAAAATAACCTTACTGGGAAACTCAAAGGGATAGAAGCCCGGATAGAAAAAAGTAAGGATGAGGGCATCGATTTCCGTGAAATGGGTATTGATCATCTTTTCATTGATGAATCCCATAAATTTAAGAACCTGACTTTTACCACCCGTCATGGCCGTGTATCCGGCCTGGGCAATACAGAGGGCAGCCAGAAATCGCTCAATATGCTTTTTGCTATCCGTACACTGCAACAGAAATTCGATGCCGACCTGTGTGCTACTTTCTTATCCGGCACACCCATATCCAATAGCCTTACGGAGTTGTATCTCATATTCAAATACCTGCGCCCAAAGGAGATGAAGCGTCAGGGTATTGAAAATTTTGATGGCTGGGCTGCAGTGTATGCCCGCAAGACGACTGATTTTGAATTCAGTGTTACCAATGAGATCATTGCCAAAGAAAGGTTCCGTCATTTTATTAAGGTTCCCGAACTCGCGATGTTTTATAATGAGATTACGGATTATAAAACCGCTCAGCATATCCATCTCGATAAACCGGAACTGGACGAAGAGCTAGTGAGTATCAAGCCCACAGGGGATCAGCAGGAATATATCAAGTGCTTGATGGCCTTTGCGAAAACAGGAAATGCCCATTTTATCGGGCGGCCAGCGCTTAGTGCCAGTGAGGATAAGGCAAGGATGCTTATCGCCACCAATTATGCCAAAAAGATGTCTGCCGACATGCGGCTGATTGATCCGGTTCTATACGAAGACCACCCAAACCATAAGGTAAATGTTTGCGCCAGAAAAGTAGCGGAGTGGTATGAGAAGAGCCATGAGCAAAAGGGTACGCAGATTATCTTCTCCGATATCGGGACACCAAAAGCCGGTGTATTCAATCTTTACGATGCCCTCAAGGAAAAGCTGGTAAAGGATTTTAATATCCCTGCCCATGAGATCACTTTCATTCATGACAATGACTGGGTTGGCGTCAAAAGAGCAAAGCTATTTAATAAAATGAATAGCGGCCAGATCCGTATCCTATTGGGCAGTACGGAAAAAGCAGGCACCGGCCTTAATGTACAGCAACGCATGGTGGCCATGCACCATATCGATATCCCCTGGAAACCATCGGAGCTGGAACAGCGCAATGGACGGGGCGCACGTAAAGGAAACTGGGTGGCTAAAGCGCATTTTAACAACAAGATTAAGAGCTATATCTATGCTGTGGAACAAAGCCTGGATAATTACAAGTTCAATTTGCTGAAGAATAAACAGCTCTTTATCTCCCAGATGAAAAACAATGAACTCCATATCAGGACCATTGATGAAGGGTCAATAGATGAAAAAAGCGGCATGAATTTCAGCGAATATATCGCTATCCTTTCCGGTGATACTTCGCTGCTGGAAAAGAGTAAGGTGGAAAAGAAATTGGCCGTACTTGAAAATCTGAAAAAAGCCCATTTCCGTGAAATCAGTAATGGCAGATTCAGCCTTGAAAAAATGATTCTTAGTTGTGAGCGTAAAGAAGCTATTTTAGGTAAGCTACGGGAGGACAACTCCCACTATCAAAGGGTACTGAAGCATGAAAAGGATGGCATTAAATCCAATCCCCTACAACTGAGTGGCTGTAAGCATGCTGACACGGAAGTATTGGGTAAATATCTTATTGACCTTCATCAGACTGCTTATCAAAGTACCGACAACAGGCATATTGGGAGCTTATATGGATATGAACTTTTCCTGGTACCAAAATCGGAAACCAATAGGGATAACATAGCTATAGCTTGCAATTCATTTTTTGCAAGGCGTAGCGAAGATGGTATTCATTACACCTATAATGGCGGCTATCCTAATACAGATAATCCAAAACTCGCCGCCAGGTATTTTCTGAGTGCTATTGATATGGTAGGTCAACTCGAGCAAAGACACCAAAAGGAATTGATTGAGCTAAAGAAAGAAATCCCCCTAATGGAAAAAATCCTGGAAAAGCCCTTTCAACAAGAAGAGGATTTGCTAAAGCTCAAAAGCACGCTATCGCTTCTGGAAAAAGAAATCAATAGTAAAATTCAGGAAAGGCAGTTGGCAGAACGGCAACCGAAAGATAGTGTGGAACAAGATCAAGTGGATGGCGTGGTCACCAAAGTTGAAAACCTGTTGCTGGTTAGTCATATTGATGCGCATCAGCAAACGCACAGCAATATAAGGCCGCTTTATCAGAACAAGGAAACGGAAGAAAGGGCTATGAATCCGGTTAGGAGCAGAAAACTAAGAATGTAA
- a CDS encoding DUF4134 domain-containing protein codes for MKNTLVAVVLTMIAATTLAQDGNAGIQSANTQVRGYFANGVNLMYAVGALVGLIGAIKVYQKWNSGDPDTSKVASAWFGSCIFLVLVATIIKAFFNV; via the coding sequence ATGAAGAATACGCTGGTAGCCGTGGTGCTGACCATGATAGCTGCAACGACACTAGCACAAGATGGCAATGCCGGGATACAATCTGCCAATACACAGGTACGGGGCTATTTTGCAAACGGGGTAAACCTGATGTATGCTGTTGGTGCGCTAGTGGGACTCATTGGTGCCATCAAGGTCTACCAGAAATGGAACTCCGGTGATCCCGATACTAGTAAAGTAGCAAGCGCCTGGTTTGGCAGCTGTATTTTTTTAGTGTTGGTAGCCACGATTATCAAGGCATTCTTTAATGTTTAA